From the genome of Takifugu rubripes chromosome 10, fTakRub1.2, whole genome shotgun sequence:
GTGAATTCCgaacaaaaatcacaaaccTGAGCTTTTGAACTATACAGATGCTCCACGTGGTGGTGTGTGCGTATGTACCATTCCTCACACACTCCagtctgcagcagaaacagggtCTGCCCCTTCTAAATCAGATCATCAGCTGGACCACATTGGGTAGATGGGTTCAAGAGACCACTAAATAATTAGAGATTTAAATTGATAGCTCATCCATACATTAATTTATGTCATTGTTATTTACCATTCCTCCCTCACCAGCTTCTTCACTACTGGTTCCGTTGCTGAGTTCCACGCGACTTTTCCACAGGCTCCTCAGCATCCTCCTTTCACTCACTGCCACGTACCTGCTTCTCAGCACTGGGTAAGTCTCCCAACAGTGCTGCAAATTAAACATTAAGTAAAACCTTCTTGATGCAAATACATTCTCCACAGATCGGAAGCACTGTTTCCCCCGGCGTTATCTTGGCTGATGTATGTGTGGATCAATATTGAACAGGAGGCCATGCTGGCTCAGGGTGTTCCTGGCAGACAGGAGGTAGCGCATTCAATAGCTTAGATTTGATTCTTTACACGTGACCAGCACTATTCAGACGGACAGCATGGTTGTCTTAATGCCATCGCTCGTTTCCTCCAGTGACTCTGGTTTCCTGTCCCAGTACAAAGACATGCATACATGTTGAGTGAAAGTTAAAGTACCCTGAGTGTGAGCAGATTGGAGAATAATTTGGCTATCCTGTCCACATCTCCTTTCAGCTCTCCACCATTGATTTTTCAGCAAACATCGACATCTCCAAGATCCGTCAGTTGAAGCTGGATGACATCAGAAGATCTTATTTTTTTGTATCCATGTTATTTAAATCACACTAGCAGAGTATTAAACTTGCACCATATTTTAGTGTGGTGTTTAAGAGTAGAAAACACACTTTGTCCTTAACATTTTTTCTGCAGGTGTTTTTTATAATAACTGCTTTCTTTGGCACAGGGAACATAGCATCTATCAACAGGCATGTATATATTCATATTTAGAGACGTATATGGATGTGCATAGTTTTACAAAGTGCTTctttctcctttatttcctaGTTTTGATCCAACATCAGTTTATTGTTTCCTCACTGTCTTCAACCCCTTCATCATGGGAGGCCTGATGATGTGGAAGGTAATGTATTTTGATATgtaccccccccaaaaaaggcctcttgtgtctctgtgtttgaCTTGTTATCATCTACCTCATGAACATGGCAACCAAATGTGTTAGGCTGTGGATCCACTTTTTGCTGCATACATTTTATAAAATGCTTCACCTTGTTTAGTGACCAAACTAGGAATTGCATATTATTGACCCTTGCATGGTAAACCAGCCTGGAGCCGTAATTTCTCTGTCTACTTCCTGTGAGCAGGTTGATAATTAACCATGGGATATTACTTACTTTTTAATGACCTTTAAAGCATTTTCTTCAATAGTCCTTGTTACAATAAAGTCCCAGTTTATAAAAGTTATTGTCAATTGTTTAGCTATCTTATTCTTTGTTCTTTTAGGTCATCATCCCATTCATTATAGTCATGTGCACATTTGAGACTATTCAAGTTGTAACACAGCTGTCTTCAAGAAGGTATTGTATCAGTTAATTTGTTAATATAAGGTTTGATTCTATAGGCAGATGGATTAAAGTTCTTACTCATCGATAAATTCTTATTGTCTTCCAGCCTATTCCTCATCGTCCTGGTCATATCTGACTTGATGGCCCTTGTAAGACATTTCCAGTTCATGTAGAAGATGTTTCATTTGCACCTTTTAGAACACAGGATGTGAAACTTGCACAATGAATTTTTAACTTGCTCTTTTTACGCACAGCATTTTTTCTTCCTGGTGCAAGACTACGGGAGCTGGTTGGACATTGGTACAAGGTGAGCGAGCTGAGCAGCTCGGGCTCTTAAAGTCCTAATTAATAACAGATTAAAAACTTGGCTTGTGCACACAAACGCCCCCTCCCTGTTCCGTGGCTTTCAACTGCACGTTCACTCTTGTCTCTTGCAGCATTAGTCATTACGTGATCGTGATGTCGATGACCATTTTTCTGATGCTGCTCAGCGTggtcacacacactttcacctCACAAAGACTGGCGCTGTGGAGGAGACCCAAGATCCATTTTCCTTAGACAAAATGTGTTATTGtgcacaagacacacacacacacacacacacactctactaGAGAGGAAATATTGGTTGGTTGAGGAATTGcctttaatcttttttttaatatattttcttaCAATATTAGAGTATTTATGTGAGGTGTGTAGGACTGTCTTTTACTGTCTATTGCTGTGAAAATGACATGAAACTGTTAGATGTTATAAGCAAAATCAAatgattaattattaattatgaAGTAATATTTGTTGTATTACTTCATTTATATACTTTGTACATTATGTCTATGCccattgtgtttttattaatcATTGTTAAATAATTAATAAGCCACTCTGCTGAGTTATGAGCTCCCAGAGaatgaaaactttaaaaaaaaagtgtctggCACAAGTTCCTGTCAAGCTGTCTGTAGCACTTTCTAAAAAAGGGAAGTTGATCTAACTTACTGTATCAGTTCAACTGTACAGGACTACTGCATGTACAAATGGCGGAAAACAGATTTCATTCTAGCAATTATATTTTTTACATTCTAACTATTGTGATGGGCAGAGAATGATGGGCAAAATTTAAATATGGCTTACAGATAAAAGTCAGGCTTGGGTGCATTTAAAGTACTAGGTGGGGAATGTTTGTTAATGTGGGGACAGTGATTAttgaaactgaaaaataaaaataaattatccAATTCTGTTGTGtgacattttcctcctttttccactTAAAGTAGCATCATTTTTCTGACCAAGTAAACATCACGACCATCACCTTAGAGGGCTCATAGTACTGCAGTAATATGAAGAGTGCGTTTCATCAGAAATCATTCAGTTATAACCAATGTGACCACATCCTGAACTCTACCTGGCTCAACTGTATGAAAATGTGTGTAGCAATGTTGGTAAAATAATATACTATATTAATAATGTGTTACATtattgttttcttcattttaagAAAATGCAGAAACTGCCTGTACAACTGTAAATTACATTAATCTTCCTTTTTTGTGAGTTTCCCTAACTGAACCATACTATAGtgcctttgttttctttgttttcctatTCTAATTGTTTAGGTGTAGAATGCAGAAAGAATATAAATGAGCCATTTTAATTGCCTGTAAGtatcaggaaggaggaagtaACAGGCTGTGGTTGAGTCCGCATGTGTGAAATCACCCCCCATCTGCCTGAGAGAGCGCACACAcaaccctacacacacacacacacacacacacacacacacatagacagtGCACACAATATGCAAAACTAGAAGTTTGGTTTCTCACAAATGAAGATGCCAACTTCCACCCTTCATGCTGCTACATACTGAGGCTTGTCAGACTCGGGCATTTTCTTTGGACGTTTTGTGTGCTTGTCCAATGTAAAACACCAACTGTTTGACATTGTTGCCAGCATAATGGACTAGAGGATGTGTTGATCGTCGTAGTCAAAAGCAATCAACAGCGGGGGCTTCTGCGAAACACAATGTACGGTAAGTAAGAACGGTGAGCATTGTTTTGACTTTGTACTCGGTCAATATGATGCTACCTTTGGAGAGTATAGACAATGTAAGACTCTTAAACAGCAGATCAAACTGCTCAACAATAGTACAATTGCAAACCAAAATGGGTAGAATTACAGGCTGTAGTTCCCGTTTCATCATTGAAAGTGAGCAGTTTAAACTTCTTGTGTAATTGCAGGTTTTTTAGCAAAAATCCCATGATGGTCATTACCAACTTTGCTCTCTTTCTAACACTTTTTAATCTGTCTGCAGTCTCCTTGCACAACATGACTTCTATGGTACCGAATGTTCCGTCCAGTTCTGTACCTTTCGGAATGGAGTTGAATATATCTTTAGTAACACCAACTTCAACGGATGACAACAAGCCAACGGGACAGCACCACACCGCTCTCCTGGCTATCTACTGTGTGGTTCTCTTCAGCGGCACCATCAGCCTGAGCCTGATGATGTACATGATGAAGTCAAACGtgacctccagcacctccaTTGCCATGCTGAACCTGATCTTCACCcacttcatcttcctcctcactgtGCCTTTCAGGATGTACTATCACGCCACCACTTGCTGGAACCTGGGCCACGGCTGGTGCAGGGCCATCAGTGGGATGATCCACATCCACATGTACATGTCCTTCATTTTCTACGTGATCATCCTGTCCATGCGTCTAGTCACGTTCTACTGCAGATCAGGGCGGAAGGTCTCCATCAACAGGGTTCACGCCCTCTTTGTCAGCATCGTGGTGTGGCTGGTGGTGCTCGTGGTGTTCCCATGCGTAATGTTCGTTTACTACGGTAACGATCCAGAGCAGAGCAGGTCACACAACATAACACACTGCTTCGTCTTCGGCAAACACATCAAGTCTGGAGGCAAGGTGTTCAACTACATCGTTAGCATAGCGATCATATTGGTGTCCTCCATGCTGACGGCCCTTCAGGCCAACGCTACGTGGGTTCTGTACAGAAAGCATCGGGAGTCCTGCACTTTCCAGCAGGACTTTGCGGCCCATTTGAAGAGCTTGTACTTTGCAGCCATCATGGCAGTCTGCTTCATTCCCTATCACATCTTCCGGCTGACATATTTGGAAAACCTTGATCTGCAAAATGTCAATGAGGTGTTTTTAAGTCTGACCACTCTAAACTGTGTAGACATGCTCACATTCTTAGGAAACAGGCGGTGCATCATGTGTCTGCTTGGAAAGAACATTTGAAACCTTTTAGTAGTACTAGTCCGAAAGAAGAtgtgaaattttttttttttcctattgtCATATAAAATGAAATTATGCAAGTTGAATAACCTCAACGAAATATTTGTTACTAGtttgcttcttttattttcttcaataCATTTAAGATTATTCTTtctcaaaatgtgttttttgatcAGCTTATCACATACAAATGGCATTTTtcatataataaataaatgatttatCACAAATAAATATTGGGaatttggggggagggggacttCAAAGTTCTGAGGGGTGAAGATTTGGTTGGAGTTCGAGGTTTAGTTTAAGGGTGGAGAGCTACAGCTGGAGAATGTATTATATTTATGAAAGtcttcacaaagatagaagtacaatgatttgtgtgtgtgtgttcgttctTGCTACAGATTGAGTACCAAATTAATCAATCTACAattgaagtgaggacattttggctggctGTCACAACGCAAAGGATGATTTAGGtttaagaatttaaaaaaatatataattactgtaattatttcCATGTAACATAATATATCAGAGAACAGTGAAGTCATTGCTAGaatgaatttaatgttgaaaatTATTTGTGGCTTTTATACTTATGCACAATTTTGTTCATCATTATAATAGTAGCTGTCACTTATTCCTAATCTGCTCGTGGCGGGGCTGGAGACCAAATTAGCTGTCACCAGGTGAGAGACAGTACATTCTGGACAGGTTCCTGGTATGCTGTTTGCTCACACACTTTGATCTGGGGAAATTTGGCTCCTTTAATCATCCTAATGGTCACATTTGAGGACTGGGGGAGAAAAGTGGAAGAAACAGAGAAGACATAGAAGAATCCAAACCAGAACCTAGGATTGATAAGTGTGCTGACCTCTACACCACCATGACACCCATTACATAAGTGTTTACATTGAAGCCATATTAAATTATATACATCTGTTTTACTTATACCTATCTGCTGTTAGTGGCTGATGTACCTCAGAGATTAACCCAGTTGATTAATTTGCTCATACTCTAAGTTCAGAAACACCTCAAAAGTTGCCTTTAGTTTTTGAGAGCCTGTTTTAGTGCCGTGGATGCCGGAAAGGAAATGTTAGATTAAAGCGGTGGACtgggaataaaaacaagatACACTCCTGGTCAGGGCTActgttttgctttgctttggtgTTTAAAGCAAACCATTTGTCATAACCTCTTCCTGTATGTTATGAGCATTTCAAACCTTCACCCTGATGTGCACATTTGTAGCATTTACCTAAAGAGCTGAGAAATAAATGTCTAAAATTGTTACTTTTCTACCATTATTGTGAAACATTACCTCAGCCCTCATGGATCTCTTACCTTCTTCTCAGAGTGGTGTTAGAGGCcctggctgacacacacacacacaaacacacacacaaacacacacacacacacacacacacacacacacacacacacacacacacctggtgttcgtttttttttcttcaggttttATGGCACTGGGTTACTGTTTAACATCCCCACCCTACTTTGAGTTTGTTTAGTAAATCGATCTAATGACAGGACTATGGTGGCGCCATCCAATGTGTCGCTCCATGAATCATAAGCTGCTCGCTTCTCCAACCTTCCCTTTCATTGTTATTGGACACCTTCAACATTTCACCAACTCTGTCTCATTGAAATCCATGTCGCCCTGAGAGCGGTGCACCTGGATAAATGCACATCCcagctggaaaaagaaaaccaggTAAGACGGTCTCATCCTATGAAGTCTTCTGTGCCTGTGAGGCCAAAAACATGCTGATAAGAGCGGCTGTTTTGTCTCTTCTTGTAAATTTAGGCATGTTTCGTACCAGGTTCTAAAATAAACTACATGCTTTTGCGTTCCACTGTGGCTGCGGTCCACTTTCACACACTGTGTCTGTCAAAACCTGTGCTGAAAGTTGTGGTGCGCAGTACGGTGGCCCGAGTGGACCACATTTTCTCTAGCATGTTGCTGAGTATTGAGTATTGGTCTGTGTGTCTGATGGAGCATTTAATTAACAGAGATAAGAAACTTACCTTGTCGTGCATGTTGGGCTGTAAAGATGATGTGATTAATTGAATTATCTCCATGATGATTTAATCTCTTGATAACATTTGAAGCTCAACACAGGAAGTAGTGaaattgattgactgattgattgattgattgattgagtgattgattgattgagtatCTATGGAATGTACAAAGAAATCTCTTCATGAAATCAATTGTAACTAGAAATTTACAACCCCGTCTTTTTCTCTATAATACTTCATTAATAACGAAGTACTTTGAGTCTTTTTTGGTTatttgtgagtttattattatttattacaatTTTTGGAGCATCATTTTTCAGTACTTTGCTGTTGGGACATTCGCAGTGTTGGTTTACGGGAGACAGTTTGCTGTCTGATCATCTGCGGCTGTTAAAGGCTCTAAGCTAAATAGAAGTGGCAGTATTATGGCAGGTTCACACACAGATAGCCTCTTAACGCAGGGTTTTATGGCTTCTGAGAGGTTTTGGTTGCTAGGTGTACACAATGTACCCAACATAGTCGTGAGAGGTTTCAtaactttatatatatatctcagTGTAGTTcgattttttaaagttttgtaTTATTTTCAATGGACCCATATGTTTGGATTGATAATATAGCTTGAAAAGTATTGATATGAAATAGGCACAAAATCATGGAAGAGATCTTTTCTATACAGTATTTATGTGATGAAAATTTGACTTTCAGAAACTTTTAGCTGCCCTCTTGGCAGGGGTGCctaaatccagtcctcaagggctgcagagggacagggttttccgtcctaccaggtagacatcCTCTAACCTGGGATCCCAGGTTCCTTGGAGGAAGCATCCAGCCCTTGAGGACTGGCTTTTAGCACCGTTGGTCTAAGGAGGAAAATTGACTGGTCACAAACATCTGATCCAACACCTCTAAGACATCACACATTTTAAATTTTCCCACCTTTGTCTCTGTGAGGCCAGGATTATATTAATGTCAGTTTAATGCTTCTTTGTGCACATTAGTGCATTAGGTGACCGCTACTGTCACAAAAACAAATTCACTGCTTCCACAAATTAGCTGGGATGTCTGACCTCCATTAATTCGCAGGATTAGTGTGTGATTCAATCCAACCTCTTCCATGAAGTAACAGCCGTCACTGCTGTGCTGTCATCGCTGTCTGCTCACGATTGAAAATGCGCTTTCAGAAGGAGGGTGGGTGCTTTTCTGATGTAGGACATCAAATCTGCAACAACGGTGCTCCTTATCATTTACAGCCTCCCCAACACAAGGCCTCTAACTGATTACCTGCAAGCCACACCAGATTTAGTGCAATGTAATTCCTGATGTGAAAGGGGCAGGCTGGGACACTTTAACTCTTTTATGACAGTAAATTGGAATGTTGGCAGCATTCCTCCACTAAAAGAGGAGCCATCTTAGTGAGAAGTTGTGTCTTGAGTTTTGGGTGgaagtttaatttatttttaagtaGTTTGATTAGATTTCTTTGGTTCTTACCAGCTGATTGGTCCTTGATTATTAAGGAAAAGGACAAGGAGTTGATACATGTGCCCAAATGTTGGATGTcacaaacaaaaagacaagCGTTTTAAGGAAAAGTGATTGATTCTAACCTAAAACAAAGATTTCAGACAAGCTCTAATCAGTGGTCAAGCTGTTTAAATGTGTGACATACAGGAGCATCAGGACAGGATTGGTTTAACCAATCAAACACAAAAAGGGTCTTTATGGGAACTTATCAGTATTTTTCACTTCACAGTCTCTGCAAATTTTATCTGCTGAGGTGGTGGTGTTATTACCTCATGATTGATTAGATTAGgaaagctctctctctctctctctcacacacacacacacacacacacacacacacgcacgcacgcacacacacgtacaggtTTGCATAGCTGTATTTGTGAGGTCTTTACTAGCAGtcatttatatatttgtgcATGTATTGCTTTTGCTAACCCTAAACTTGATTATGCGTGCCTAATTATTGAGGGTTTAGCTGAGCTGAGATTTATCCCAAAgtacacatgtacacacaaacacgcacatacACATTGGGGTCTCCTCTAATAAACCTGTCCCATGTACCAACAATACACTAATGATTTCTGCTTTGTGGtttaaaagaaaaggtgaaaaggtaaaaaaaagtgaagaaacTCATTCAACACTATCACTTCTTCCTTGTgataacagagaaaaacagataaGTACTTGCAATAAGGTGAGAAGCCTTTAGCACAGCCCCGCCCCTCCTCTTGTCTTCTGCCCAATCAGATGGGATTATCCATCGTTTATGTCAGGGATGTCCCCTGTCATACCTGTAAATTTTAGATTAGGCCCAGACCAGCTGACTCAGTTGGTCTGAAGACGAGGACGGCCCGAGGGTGAGGAAGAATGAAGTATCCTTCTCAGAGTAAGTCTCTGTTAGATATGGAAGTAGCCAACTATTGTGAAGGCCTGGATCCCTCGTACAGCACCCTTGGTTTTGAGAATGCAGAGGTGTTCTATGGAGGaggaggtaacacacacacactcacacacacacacacacacagaattttaATTGATTGGACTGATTGATTAATGAGATTGGCTAAAGGCATTGATGGATATGGTTTTTACCCTAAATCATACAATATCCATCTAGTACTAAATACAAATGTGTATATTTGTTAATGTGGAAGTAGAAATGTgtcataaaatacatttttatagcCCGGTACATCTATACGTTACGCTGATGTCACCTGAGCATGAAGACAGTAATGAAGTGAAACGCTGACTCATTTTGCCAAAACGGGGCTACAGGGCGTTTGGTACGGAGGTGGTGCTATGGCCACCTGTGCCAATGGGTTTTCGCATGTGCCTAATAGAACATTCCCTTCTATTAGTTAAGCTTTGAGTGAACCATAAATGTGTAGCCAGCGGTGATGATTACAGCTTTGATTATGGAGACGGCGCCGTTACAGTTTCAgataatgaaaatgatcacGATGATTGTCATGACAGCGTAGAGAggacaataaaaatgaaatatcagCGATATTACACGGCTGGTGGCTGAACTTCCATTTCTTCCATTCCCTGAATTAAATGTGCATAAACTACTTTGCAATTACAGAACCCAAGCACAGATATGTTGTTGTTATGTCGAATATACTGAGCAACAGTCATAAAACGCTGTTGTTTTGCTGAAATTAGACCATTGCCAATACGGTTCAATGAACTGCTGTTAGTATGTCCCATCATGGC
Proteins encoded in this window:
- the gpr141 gene encoding probable G-protein coupled receptor 141 isoform X1; the encoded protein is MYVSLHNMTSMVPNVPSSSVPFGMELNISLVTPTSTDDNKPTGQHHTALLAIYCVVLFSGTISLSLMMYMMKSNVTSSTSIAMLNLIFTHFIFLLTVPFRMYYHATTCWNLGHGWCRAISGMIHIHMYMSFIFYVIILSMRLVTFYCRSGRKVSINRVHALFVSIVVWLVVLVVFPCVMFVYYGNDPEQSRSHNITHCFVFGKHIKSGGKVFNYIVSIAIILVSSMLTALQANATWVLYRKHRESCTFQQDFAAHLKSLYFAAIMAVCFIPYHIFRLTYLENLDLQNVNEVFLSLTTLNCVDMLTFLGNRRCIMCLLGKNI
- the gpr141 gene encoding probable G-protein coupled receptor 141 isoform X2, translated to MTSMVPNVPSSSVPFGMELNISLVTPTSTDDNKPTGQHHTALLAIYCVVLFSGTISLSLMMYMMKSNVTSSTSIAMLNLIFTHFIFLLTVPFRMYYHATTCWNLGHGWCRAISGMIHIHMYMSFIFYVIILSMRLVTFYCRSGRKVSINRVHALFVSIVVWLVVLVVFPCVMFVYYGNDPEQSRSHNITHCFVFGKHIKSGGKVFNYIVSIAIILVSSMLTALQANATWVLYRKHRESCTFQQDFAAHLKSLYFAAIMAVCFIPYHIFRLTYLENLDLQNVNEVFLSLTTLNCVDMLTFLGNRRCIMCLLGKNI